In Oceaniferula marina, the following proteins share a genomic window:
- a CDS encoding M60 family metallopeptidase, producing the protein MRLSYLWMAGWTLAGVLGVQAALSEDAQALGQDILGYGKLTGEQREQLVERLSKKSLKPLSSEQREQIQRACVDASATMIGHNAKGQLKVVKDPGAKAIMKLAGDYLNRLPAATTPAHPAAEDLFGQIPEKAPRVKQSVKIDPAVVRWQATGLYAAPGELVTLVFPDAWVGKGLQVHVSGHRDNISVKKNLMRLPTKPSRSFPVDSKEVKVAAAFGGALYIDTGNKVRAGKSFQVQVNHALQAPYFVLGKSDPKAWREQGRLAPAPYAELVTDRIALSFPSAWIRDLADPTELLKYWDKVVALHDELGGMAHTRYGPERVNVDVQISVGLFHAGYPMQGPQKQCRGVVDLEKLKIQGNWGWFHELGHEAQRRPDKAWGWNNPYTFDGSVEVTVNLFSSHAMDRLKMENRGGWSWTASPEEVRQRAHKALSTGKSYSEFGAGEKLAMYLLLRDQFGWESIGKVLAGYCKDQDAGKAMPKENQAKRDAFVLRMSKQTGHNLTPYVEKLWGVKISPETAEQLKALPVWIPKGFDKYMEG; encoded by the coding sequence ATGCGTTTATCATACTTATGGATGGCCGGTTGGACCTTGGCCGGAGTGTTGGGGGTTCAGGCGGCACTTTCCGAGGATGCACAGGCATTGGGTCAGGATATTTTAGGGTATGGTAAGCTCACCGGCGAACAGCGTGAGCAATTGGTCGAGCGCTTGTCGAAGAAGTCGCTCAAGCCGCTGAGTTCGGAACAACGTGAGCAAATCCAGCGTGCTTGTGTGGATGCGTCGGCGACGATGATCGGGCACAATGCCAAAGGGCAACTCAAGGTGGTGAAGGACCCGGGTGCCAAAGCTATTATGAAACTTGCCGGGGATTACCTGAACCGGCTGCCCGCCGCAACAACGCCAGCCCACCCGGCAGCGGAAGACTTGTTTGGTCAAATCCCGGAGAAAGCCCCCCGGGTAAAACAATCCGTCAAGATTGATCCCGCGGTGGTGCGTTGGCAGGCCACGGGGCTATACGCTGCCCCCGGCGAACTGGTGACTCTGGTGTTTCCGGACGCCTGGGTGGGCAAGGGCTTGCAGGTGCACGTGTCCGGTCACCGTGACAACATTTCGGTGAAAAAAAACCTGATGCGTTTACCCACCAAACCGTCCCGCAGCTTTCCCGTCGACAGTAAAGAAGTGAAGGTTGCCGCTGCATTTGGTGGTGCCCTGTATATCGACACCGGCAACAAAGTTCGGGCAGGGAAATCTTTTCAGGTGCAGGTAAACCATGCTTTACAGGCACCGTATTTTGTTTTGGGGAAATCCGACCCCAAAGCGTGGCGTGAGCAGGGGCGCCTGGCTCCCGCCCCCTATGCCGAACTGGTGACCGATCGGATCGCCTTGTCGTTTCCCTCCGCTTGGATTCGTGATCTGGCCGACCCGACGGAGTTATTGAAATACTGGGACAAGGTGGTGGCATTACACGATGAGCTTGGAGGGATGGCGCACACCCGGTATGGCCCTGAGAGGGTGAATGTGGATGTGCAAATATCCGTGGGTTTGTTCCATGCCGGATACCCGATGCAGGGGCCGCAAAAGCAATGCCGGGGAGTGGTGGATTTGGAAAAACTCAAGATCCAGGGGAACTGGGGGTGGTTTCATGAGTTAGGGCACGAAGCCCAGCGACGCCCGGATAAAGCCTGGGGGTGGAATAACCCCTACACCTTTGATGGATCGGTGGAAGTGACGGTGAATTTGTTTTCCTCGCATGCCATGGATCGCTTGAAAATGGAGAACCGTGGTGGTTGGAGCTGGACGGCATCACCGGAAGAGGTCAGGCAACGTGCCCACAAGGCACTGTCGACCGGAAAAAGTTACTCGGAATTTGGTGCCGGAGAAAAGCTGGCGATGTATCTTTTGCTGCGGGATCAGTTTGGATGGGAAAGCATCGGCAAAGTCCTGGCTGGATACTGCAAAGACCAGGATGCAGGGAAAGCCATGCCAAAAGAAAATCAGGCAAAGCGGGATGCCTTTGTGCTCCGCATGTCTAAACAAACCGGACATAACCTGACACCCTATGTCGAAAAACTTTGGGGCGTGAAGATCAGTCCCGAGACAGCTGAACAATTGAAAGCATTACCTGTGTGGATCCCCAAAGGGTTCGACAAATATATGGAAGGGTAA
- the dprA gene encoding DNA-processing protein DprA, with amino-acid sequence MMTDRESYVALNMLPKIGPVRVRRLIESLGGPEQVLSATHSRLQVVDGIGPEIAKIIHDWESRIDLAEEIREANQRGIEVVTLADETYPAALRHLYDPPLVLYVWGDLQERDRHALGIVGSRKCSHYGTQCSRQFAFQLAASGMTVVSGLARGIDTHAHEGAIAAKGRTIAVIGSGLGQVYPPENMGLAEKIASGFGAVVSEFPLHTAPSKKTFPMRNRIVAGWSQAMVVVECPAWSGALITANLAGEMGKPVYAVPGQIDRPSSAGCNRLIRDGAILVTGGQDILDDFQMLPVADSIQVGCGSTSEKPDRSGEATSRGADLPMSDDEQAILQVLDQDPMLMDQLLEETGLALPTLNATLLKLEMTGRLRQFPGGRIGRK; translated from the coding sequence ATGATGACCGACCGTGAGTCATATGTGGCACTGAATATGTTGCCTAAAATCGGTCCCGTGCGGGTGCGCCGCCTGATCGAATCCTTGGGAGGTCCAGAGCAGGTTCTCTCGGCGACACACTCCCGCCTGCAGGTTGTGGACGGGATTGGCCCCGAAATTGCCAAAATTATTCACGATTGGGAAAGCCGGATTGATCTGGCTGAGGAAATACGCGAGGCGAATCAGCGTGGTATCGAGGTGGTGACACTCGCAGATGAAACGTATCCGGCGGCGTTGCGTCACTTGTATGACCCTCCCTTGGTTCTTTACGTCTGGGGTGATTTGCAGGAGAGGGACCGTCATGCGCTGGGTATCGTCGGTTCGAGAAAGTGCTCTCATTATGGCACCCAGTGTTCGCGGCAGTTTGCCTTTCAGTTGGCGGCCAGTGGTATGACGGTGGTATCGGGTTTGGCCAGAGGGATTGATACTCATGCGCACGAAGGGGCGATTGCGGCCAAGGGGCGGACGATCGCGGTGATTGGTTCAGGACTTGGTCAGGTTTACCCACCTGAAAACATGGGACTGGCAGAAAAAATTGCTTCTGGTTTTGGCGCTGTGGTTTCCGAGTTTCCCTTGCATACGGCCCCGAGTAAAAAAACATTCCCGATGCGCAACCGGATTGTCGCCGGTTGGTCTCAAGCGATGGTGGTTGTGGAGTGCCCGGCTTGGTCAGGCGCCTTGATCACGGCTAACCTCGCAGGAGAGATGGGAAAGCCGGTTTATGCCGTGCCCGGTCAAATTGACCGACCGAGCTCGGCTGGTTGCAATCGGCTGATCCGCGACGGGGCGATTCTCGTGACAGGCGGTCAGGATATTCTCGATGATTTTCAAATGCTGCCTGTGGCAGACAGCATCCAGGTTGGCTGCGGGAGCACTTCTGAAAAACCAGATCGATCCGGAGAGGCGACCAGTCGTGGTGCCGATCTACCGATGTCGGATGATGAGCAGGCGATTCTGCAGGTTCTCGACCAGGATCCGATGTTGATGGACCAGCTGTTGGAGGAGACCGGGTTGGCGTTACCCACTCTCAATGCCACGCTGTTGAAACTCGAAATGACAGGTCGTTTGCGCCAGTTCCCGGGTGGGCGAATTGGCAGAAAATAA
- a CDS encoding P-II family nitrogen regulator, translating to MKKIEAIIKPFKLEEVKEALAEVGVQGMTVTEVKGFGRQKGHTEIYRGSEYTVDFLPKVKLEIIVDDENAATVAEAIVKSANTGKIGDGKVFISPVEDAIRIRTGETGSDAVAVN from the coding sequence ATGAAAAAGATCGAAGCCATTATCAAACCCTTCAAACTGGAAGAAGTGAAAGAAGCCCTTGCCGAAGTCGGCGTACAGGGGATGACCGTGACCGAAGTCAAAGGATTTGGCCGTCAAAAAGGCCACACTGAAATTTACCGCGGAAGTGAATACACCGTGGATTTTCTTCCCAAAGTGAAGCTTGAAATCATCGTGGATGATGAGAACGCCGCTACCGTTGCTGAGGCAATTGTTAAAAGTGCGAACACAGGCAAGATCGGTGACGGCAAGGTCTTCATTTCTCCTGTTGAAGATGCTATCCGCATTCGGACCGGTGAGACCGGCAGCGATGCTGTGGCCGTCAATTAA
- a CDS encoding sugar O-acetyltransferase, with protein sequence MTERSELEKCLVGEPFESSAPELIEMIVQARKLTGQYNQLAADDLTARTHILQQLLGGLGDQVYIDTPFYCDYGKHIFIGDHVYIGLNCTFVDNNHIHIGDNALIGSGVNISTASHPVEASQRILEHDGKHQGYATTSAPVRIGEGAWVGSSATILSGISIGKNTTIGAGSVVTKNIPDNCVAVGNPCRVLRSI encoded by the coding sequence ATGACGGAACGAAGTGAATTGGAAAAATGCCTGGTAGGTGAACCCTTTGAGTCATCGGCCCCCGAGCTCATTGAAATGATTGTGCAAGCGCGGAAGCTCACCGGACAGTATAACCAACTTGCCGCCGATGACCTGACAGCACGAACTCACATTCTTCAGCAGCTTCTCGGCGGACTGGGAGATCAGGTCTACATCGACACCCCGTTCTACTGCGACTACGGCAAACACATCTTCATCGGCGACCATGTCTACATTGGCCTGAACTGCACCTTTGTGGATAATAACCACATCCACATCGGCGACAATGCCCTGATTGGATCCGGGGTAAATATCAGCACCGCGAGCCATCCAGTCGAGGCCAGCCAACGGATCCTTGAACATGACGGCAAACATCAGGGCTACGCCACGACTTCAGCACCCGTCCGGATTGGAGAGGGTGCCTGGGTTGGATCCAGTGCCACAATCCTCTCTGGCATCAGCATCGGAAAAAACACCACCATCGGAGCAGGCAGCGTGGTCACCAAAAATATCCCGGACAATTGCGTCGCAGTCGGCAACCCCTGCCGGGTGCTTCGATCAATCTAG
- a CDS encoding alpha-xylosidase, translated as MNHSFTHVPAGAVLRLPLPTSDMEIVNGEARLTIPFAAYAGQPGLIRQTSTPLVHHILRVRAYGDHILRISFDPVDHAELESEMLNPETMPKPQALSIRQTGDQIELRDPSKRVRARFNLASIPTRQWSDLLPPGEKLFEAEWFPDAVTKVPMASYDRFAHGITDSVALGYLEQNGRIEHTLFSFQASSDERFAGTGERFAKMDLSGKTITLENDDGLGVNSRRTYKNIPFFLSSRPYGLFVHSSNRIHLSLADLSTRAAQGLVEDDSLDLFLCGGGSSASILHNYVSLTGLAPDLPTWSYGIWMSRMTYYSAEEVQQVAQRLRDEDYPCDVLHLDTGWFPTDWVCDWQFSPESFPEPASWMAGMRQQGFRITLWQTPDISEQSRVSEHAQFMGYLPRVKEKQDAGSDFSRQGILGPIDFSHPGAVQWYQNDLILPLLKLGASAIKTDFGENIPMQAEYHGLTANKLRNRYALLYQKSAFECTRSVFGEGQSLIWARAAWAGCQRYPVHWGGDAECSWEGMAATIRGGLHLGLSGFTYWSHDVPGFHGTPDFMNSWPSDNLYMRWTQLAVFSSHIRYHGCSPREPYEYPAIANRIRTWWKLRYALIPYIMEQANLSASAGLPVFRALILADEPDTSCWHIDDQYLFGNDFIVAPIMNDEGLRDVYLPAGSWIDFWTGEHITGGQWLRKLHHDLSHLPVFVREGASLPIYPEPVSCSDDMHPSKIIQITVNEGFGGLPVCRELWNAQPSPPQHSNAH; from the coding sequence ATGAATCATTCCTTCACCCACGTCCCGGCAGGCGCGGTCCTGCGCCTTCCCTTGCCCACTTCCGATATGGAAATTGTCAATGGTGAAGCCCGGCTGACAATTCCTTTTGCCGCCTACGCCGGCCAACCCGGCCTGATCAGGCAAACATCTACGCCCTTGGTTCATCACATCCTGCGGGTTCGCGCCTACGGCGACCACATCCTGCGCATCAGCTTCGACCCAGTCGATCATGCCGAGCTGGAGAGTGAAATGCTCAACCCGGAAACGATGCCGAAGCCCCAAGCTCTGAGCATCCGACAGACCGGCGACCAGATAGAACTGCGCGACCCGAGCAAGCGGGTAAGAGCACGCTTCAATCTGGCTTCCATTCCGACCCGACAATGGAGCGACCTCCTTCCTCCCGGCGAGAAACTCTTCGAGGCCGAGTGGTTTCCCGATGCCGTCACCAAGGTTCCCATGGCATCCTACGACCGTTTTGCTCACGGCATCACAGATTCAGTGGCATTGGGCTATCTCGAACAGAATGGCCGGATTGAACACACCCTCTTTTCATTCCAGGCATCGAGTGACGAACGGTTTGCCGGCACAGGTGAGCGCTTTGCCAAAATGGATCTGTCGGGAAAAACCATCACACTTGAAAATGACGACGGACTGGGAGTCAACTCCCGGCGCACCTACAAAAACATTCCATTCTTCCTTTCCAGCCGCCCCTACGGTCTCTTCGTTCACAGCAGTAATCGCATCCACCTCTCGCTCGCCGACCTCTCCACCCGGGCCGCGCAGGGGCTCGTCGAAGATGACTCACTGGATCTTTTTCTGTGTGGCGGAGGTTCAAGCGCATCCATTCTACACAACTACGTCAGCCTGACCGGATTAGCTCCAGATCTTCCAACCTGGAGTTATGGCATCTGGATGTCCCGGATGACCTATTATTCGGCAGAAGAAGTGCAGCAAGTCGCTCAACGGCTGCGCGATGAGGATTATCCATGCGATGTCCTGCATCTCGACACCGGTTGGTTTCCAACCGACTGGGTCTGCGATTGGCAATTTAGCCCCGAGAGCTTTCCCGAGCCCGCTTCATGGATGGCCGGGATGCGCCAGCAAGGATTTCGTATCACGCTCTGGCAAACCCCGGACATCTCGGAACAAAGCAGAGTCTCAGAGCATGCCCAGTTCATGGGCTACCTTCCCCGCGTCAAAGAGAAACAAGATGCAGGCTCCGATTTCAGCCGGCAGGGGATTCTCGGCCCTATCGACTTCAGCCACCCCGGCGCCGTGCAATGGTACCAAAATGACCTCATCCTGCCCCTTCTCAAACTGGGGGCATCAGCGATCAAAACAGACTTCGGCGAAAACATCCCGATGCAAGCCGAGTATCACGGATTAACAGCAAACAAACTGCGTAACCGCTATGCACTGCTCTACCAGAAATCAGCATTCGAGTGCACACGATCCGTTTTCGGTGAAGGTCAATCGCTGATTTGGGCTCGCGCCGCATGGGCTGGCTGCCAGCGCTATCCGGTTCATTGGGGAGGCGACGCTGAATGCTCATGGGAGGGCATGGCCGCCACCATTCGAGGAGGTCTCCATCTGGGGCTCAGCGGCTTCACTTACTGGTCCCACGACGTTCCCGGGTTCCACGGGACACCCGATTTTATGAATAGTTGGCCTTCGGACAACCTTTACATGCGCTGGACCCAGCTGGCGGTGTTTTCTTCCCATATCCGTTACCACGGCTGCAGTCCACGCGAACCCTACGAATACCCGGCCATCGCAAACCGCATCCGCACATGGTGGAAACTCCGCTACGCTCTGATCCCCTATATCATGGAACAGGCCAATCTCTCGGCCTCTGCCGGCCTGCCCGTCTTCAGAGCCCTCATCCTCGCCGATGAACCCGATACCAGCTGCTGGCACATCGACGACCAATACCTCTTTGGGAACGATTTTATCGTCGCCCCGATCATGAATGACGAAGGACTGAGAGATGTTTACCTACCCGCCGGTTCGTGGATTGATTTCTGGACAGGGGAACACATCACTGGCGGCCAGTGGCTACGCAAGCTGCACCATGACCTTAGTCACCTACCCGTTTTTGTCCGCGAAGGAGCAAGCCTGCCCATCTATCCCGAACCCGTCTCCTGTTCCGACGACATGCATCCATCCAAAATAATCCAAATCACCGTCAATGAAGGATTCGGAGGACTACCCGTTTGCCGGGAATTATGGAACGCCCAACCTTCCCCCCCGCAACATTCAAATGCCCACTAG
- a CDS encoding PEP-CTERM sorting domain-containing protein has translation MKKQSFSAGALLLTGGLLCSGISAQAASVVVSENFDGLTGSGYNPGTSIDGQGGWVKNLGSVNVRNDFTTGSFDGNVAYSKNSSGHAYRHDGNAYLTSATTTLTFELSARIGTRFSRAGLAYFDGTSINPGFYFGAGREKGWAVYLGSGTGGGIEIASSTDGYYTADGVDLRLTIDLTNETGTFEYKDSGGTWQTPTGMTDFDFSALDTNASDGKNPLNWDSLYIRNALSGDTVDNLSFTAVPEPSSATLLGLSGLALVLRRKR, from the coding sequence ATGAAAAAACAATCATTCTCAGCAGGCGCCCTTCTGCTCACAGGTGGACTCCTCTGCAGTGGCATCTCTGCACAGGCGGCCAGCGTTGTTGTCAGTGAAAACTTCGACGGACTCACCGGCAGCGGATACAATCCTGGGACCAGCATCGACGGTCAAGGCGGTTGGGTTAAGAATCTCGGATCGGTCAATGTCAGAAACGACTTCACTACTGGCAGCTTCGACGGAAATGTGGCCTATTCTAAAAATAGCTCAGGACATGCCTACCGCCACGATGGCAACGCCTACCTAACATCAGCAACGACAACCCTCACCTTTGAACTTTCTGCCAGAATCGGCACCCGGTTCTCCCGGGCAGGCCTCGCCTATTTTGACGGAACCTCGATCAACCCTGGTTTTTATTTCGGTGCAGGACGGGAAAAAGGATGGGCCGTTTATTTGGGAAGCGGCACAGGCGGCGGTATTGAAATTGCCTCCTCTACGGATGGGTATTATACGGCAGACGGTGTTGACCTTCGTCTCACCATCGATCTGACCAACGAAACCGGCACCTTTGAATACAAAGACAGCGGCGGCACCTGGCAAACACCCACAGGCATGACCGATTTTGATTTCTCAGCTTTGGATACGAATGCCTCAGACGGCAAAAACCCACTCAATTGGGACAGCCTCTATATTCGTAACGCCCTCTCAGGTGACACCGTTGACAACCTTTCCTTCACGGCTGTTCCCGAACCCTCTTCCGCTACATTACTCGGCTTGAGTGGACTCGCTCTGGTCCTGCGCCGCAAGAGGTAA
- a CDS encoding PEP-CTERM sorting domain-containing protein (PEP-CTERM proteins occur, often in large numbers, in the proteomes of bacteria that also encode an exosortase, a predicted intramembrane cysteine proteinase. The presence of a PEP-CTERM domain at a protein's C-terminus predicts cleavage within the sorting domain, followed by covalent anchoring to some some component of the (usually Gram-negative) cell surface. Many PEP-CTERM proteins exhibit an unusual sequence composition that includes large numbers of potential glycosylation sites. Expression of one such protein has been shown restore the ability of a bacterium to form floc, a type of biofilm.) codes for MKKHCTSTTTSSTARHSKVKLYGSLLSLTCLWSLPQLEAATTYTYDFESLNGSGFLSTNNYGTLLNGQDGWINESGASTSLRVRSGDASFGGNNSLLANSTSTSTRQNNAGFSYLIADSSSFTLSIDVRAGTSRFSRFGLTDSFNKLLFGFGVTGGQWSFTDLNGTTTSGTSVGSASTYKNLLASVDLAANGGNGAISISLADIGSESGTAIAGLQNINMNLGTINGSDMTGLYASMGGFGGMDNISITAVPEPSSATLLGLSGLALILRRKR; via the coding sequence ATGAAAAAACATTGCACCTCAACGACCACATCTTCCACCGCCCGCCACTCGAAAGTGAAGCTGTATGGCTCATTACTGTCACTGACCTGCCTATGGTCTTTACCACAGCTTGAAGCCGCCACAACCTACACCTATGACTTTGAAAGCTTGAATGGCTCGGGGTTCCTTTCAACGAACAATTACGGAACCTTACTCAATGGCCAAGATGGGTGGATCAACGAATCAGGAGCTTCCACCTCCCTACGTGTAAGATCAGGAGATGCGAGTTTCGGTGGCAATAACAGCCTCTTGGCAAACAGCACAAGCACCTCGACACGACAAAACAATGCCGGCTTTTCCTATCTTATTGCCGACAGTTCGAGTTTTACGCTTTCGATAGACGTAAGAGCCGGAACCTCCAGGTTTTCCAGATTCGGTTTAACAGACAGCTTCAACAAGCTCCTTTTTGGCTTTGGTGTCACAGGAGGCCAGTGGTCTTTCACGGATCTCAACGGAACCACTACAAGCGGGACCTCGGTAGGATCAGCCAGCACATACAAAAACCTACTGGCCAGTGTAGACCTGGCTGCCAATGGAGGTAACGGAGCGATCTCCATCTCCTTGGCCGATATAGGAAGTGAATCAGGAACCGCGATTGCAGGCCTTCAGAACATCAACATGAACCTCGGAACGATAAACGGCTCAGACATGACGGGACTCTATGCAAGCATGGGAGGTTTCGGAGGCATGGATAACATCAGTATCACGGCTGTTCCCGAACCCTCTTCCGCTACATTACTCGGCTTGAGTGGACTCGCTCTGATCCTGCGCCGAAAGAGGTAA
- a CDS encoding helix-turn-helix domain-containing protein — MEELSTSSLMNDMVTPYEPALRLRVGFGHTVPVEGASGGSPRRRRTLRPQGTPDWCLLIILKGHYVVSPESEHAIDLHPGSAVLFPPHRTQDHILHESCDEGKMFWAHFFPEASMLPYLDWPKPPKQDARVMRWDSASFLNEQIHEACRHCAQYMDSNYDRKRSLALLRLEEVLGLIYQSHPDKKIKQMDDRVVQSLQHISDGIGSPLSAQMLAAKAGLSVSRFSLLFRQNMKCSIMEYVEGQRLSIARRMLADTTLPVSLIAETCGFSSVYYFSKRFRKFHEMSPSEHRHQSNL, encoded by the coding sequence TTGGAGGAATTATCAACATCATCGCTTATGAACGACATGGTGACACCCTATGAACCGGCTTTGCGTTTGCGAGTTGGATTCGGCCATACGGTTCCTGTCGAGGGTGCATCGGGAGGTTCTCCTCGTCGCCGGCGGACCCTGCGTCCTCAAGGAACTCCTGACTGGTGTCTCTTGATTATCTTAAAAGGTCACTATGTTGTTTCTCCCGAAAGTGAGCATGCCATCGATCTTCATCCTGGTAGCGCGGTGCTTTTTCCTCCTCATCGCACACAGGATCACATTTTACATGAAAGTTGTGACGAAGGTAAAATGTTTTGGGCTCACTTTTTTCCAGAGGCCTCGATGCTCCCCTACTTGGATTGGCCGAAACCACCGAAGCAAGATGCGCGGGTGATGCGTTGGGATTCTGCCTCGTTTCTCAATGAGCAGATTCATGAGGCTTGCAGGCATTGTGCGCAATACATGGATTCAAATTACGACAGAAAACGTTCTTTGGCCTTGCTAAGGTTAGAGGAAGTTCTGGGGCTGATTTACCAGTCGCATCCGGACAAAAAAATCAAGCAAATGGATGACAGGGTGGTTCAGTCGCTGCAGCATATTTCCGACGGTATTGGATCACCTCTTAGTGCACAAATGCTCGCGGCAAAAGCGGGTTTGTCTGTTTCGAGGTTTTCCCTTTTGTTTCGGCAAAACATGAAGTGTTCGATCATGGAGTACGTGGAAGGGCAGCGTTTGTCCATAGCGAGGCGTATGCTGGCCGATACTACCCTTCCGGTTTCTCTTATCGCAGAAACATGCGGTTTTTCATCCGTCTATTATTTTTCAAAACGGTTTCGTAAGTTCCATGAAATGAGTCCTTCGGAACACCGGCATCAGTCTAATCTTTGA